The genomic segment CCTTGCCCTGGTGGCCGGGGTGGACCATCACGGTGTACAGCCAGAGCCAATGGGTCATCAGCCGGTGCGAGTTGAGGGTGAGAAACGCCGTGGCGGCGACCGATCCCGCCTCGTCGCGTCCGACGAGCAGACGGGTGCGGCCCTCGGCGATCGCGGCGAGGTGCTTGACCAGTTCGGGCCGGACCTCGTCGACGGTGACGGGCGGCACGAAGCCCACGGCGCCGCCCGCGTTGGAGACGTCCGTCCAGAGCGCGACGATGCCGTCCCGCAAGGTCCGGTCGAAGGTGGGGTCGAACTCAAATGTAAGTGCCATTACCGCAGACTAGCTCTTACCCCGCCGCCCTTCGCAAGCCTGTTTCCGAGCCGACACGCACTGCGTCGCATGCCCGCGCTGCTTCGCATGCCGATGCCGGCCACGCCCACAAGAGCGTGACCAGCTCGCTCACCGGCAGCCGGATGTCAGGTCCTCACACGATCTGGATGGCGACGACCTTCGGTGGGCGGTTCGGGAAGGTGATGTCGTGCCAGCGCGCGATCTTCACCGAGTCACCGTTGGCGTCGTAATAGATCAGGTCGTTGTTACCCGTGGAGATCCGGTCGACCCACCACCCGCCGAAGTCGGTCTTCCCGCCGTTCGCGTAACAGTCGACGCTCTCGCGGCCGTTGAGGTGCGACCAGATCTTCAGGAAGTTCTCGCCGCCGACGCATTGGACGTGGTCGATGGCGAAGGCGGTGCCGCTCGGCACGCTGACGGTGAAGCCGGCCGCCGCGACGAGGGCCATGGCCATGGAACAGACGGTCCTCTTGGTTTTCGAGATCACAGATACTCCTTTACGAAGCCCGGCGCGGGGAGCGCGCCGCCTGATGTCCGGCACGGAACGCGTTGACTGTTGCGAAGAGGGTTCGGGATCAGCCGGGCAGTCCCCCGGTACGGCGGTGGGTGTTCCCGGCCTGGCCGGCGCTCCGCACGTTGATTCCGGGCCCGGCCGGTATCTGGACCAGCGCACCGCTGACCTACTTCCAGTCGGCCATCTTGCTGGCTCCTTTCCGCTGGGAGACGCCACACAAGACGTTCCCACGGCGGAACGATTCGCCTCGTAGAGGTATTTGTCAGACGAACATGATTCTTGTCCTGAAAGCCGCGTTTGCGAGATGAGTGGCAGACCCAGGCTGCGTCGGCGCGGTTCAGGGGACGGTCACAGTGGCGCAAACCGCAGTCGTCACTGTGGGTTGTTCGCGGTGATCGCGTTGACGCGGACGAGCAGGGAGACGGCAGCAGCCGATCGTTTGCGTCGGGACGGCTCCAGGTCAGCGGGGTGCGGCAGCCCCCGGACGTACCACCTGTACACAGGGGAAAGCCCCGGCCGTGGACGGCCGGGGCTTTCCCTGAGGTCAAACGGATGCAGCGACAGAGCTGACGGAGCCTGCGGAACGGGCGGCGCGAGCTTCGCGGACGCCGCGGACATCGCACGCGTCGCGGACACCGCAGGCGCCGCGAGTCGCCGCAGGCGGCGCGGATATCGACGGCCGCCCGCGCCGACCTCAGACCCGCATCGGCTGCGGCGACTCGCGGCGCTCCTCGTCCGGGCCCGGGTACTCACGGATGATCTCGTACCGGGTGTTCCGCTCGACCGGCCGGAAGCCCGCGTCGCGGATCAGGTCCAGCAGGTCCTCGCGGCCCAGCTTGTTCGGCGTGCCGTAGTTGTCCGCGTCGTGCGTGATCTTGTACTCGACGACCGAGCCGTCCATGTCGTCCGCGCCGTGCTGGAGCGCCAGTTGAGCGGTCTGCACACCGTGCATCACCCAGAAGACCTTCACGTGCGGGACGTTGTCGAACAGCAGCCGGGAGACCGCGAACGTCTTCAGCGCCTCGGCGCCGGTCGCCATCGTCGTACGCGCCTGGAGCCGGTTGCGGATCTTGCCGTCCTTCATGTCCACGAAGTCGTGCTGGTAGCGCAGCGGGATGAAGACCTGGAAACCGCCGGTCTCGTCCTGGAGTTCACGCAGCCGCAGCACATGGTCGACGCGGTGCCTGGGCTCCTCGATGTGCCCGTACAGCATCGTCGCCGGGGTCTTCAGACCCTTCTCGTGCGCGAGCCGGTGGATGCGCGACCAGTCCTCCCAGTGGGTGTTGTGGTCGACGATGTGCTGGCGGACCTCCCAGTCGAAGATCTCCGCGCCACCGCCGGTCAGCGACTCCAGGCCGGCTTCGATCAGCTCGTCGAGGATGTCGGAGGCGGAGAGCCCGGAGATCGTCTCGAAGTGGTGGATCTCGGTGGCCGTGAACGCCTTCAGCGAGACCTGCGGCAGGGCTTCCTTCAGCGCGCTGAGCGAGCGCGGGTAGTAGCGCCACGGGAGGGTGGGGTGCAGACCGTTGACGATGTGCAGCTCGGTCAGGTTCTCGCCCTCCATCGCCTTCGCGAGCCGGACGGCCTCCTCGATGCGCATGGTGTACGCGTCCTTCTCGCCCGGCTTGCGCTGGAACGAGCAGTACGCGCACGACGCGGTGCACACGTTGGTCATGTTGAGGTGGCGGTTCACGTTGAAGTGGACGACGTCACCGTTCTTACGCGTCCGCACCTCGTGGGCGAGGCCGCCGAGCCACGCCAGATCGTCCGATTCGTAGAGGGCGATGCCGTCCTCACGAGTCAGCCGCTCCCCCGCGCGGACCTTCTGCTCCAGCTCACGCTTGAGTCCCGCGTCCACTAGGGCGCCTCCCATATCTCTCCACAACAGACTTGCGACCAACCGTACGCCTACGGGCCGTCCCCCTCCGTGGCGGGCGTGACGAGGACAGTCCGCGGACGCCTCGACGGGGGACCGAAACACCCGCATACGTCCAGTATGTACGTGCGGTACGCGGGCGAGACATCCCTCACCGGCCCCGGGCGGACGGCCTGCCCAGCGCCCGCCCGATCGCCCGGCCGCTGCCCCGCCCGACCGCTGCCCCGCCCGACCATCTGCCCCTCTGCCCGGCCGCCGGGCCGCCCGGCCGTCGGGTCAGCGGTCGCCGGGTCAGCGGTCGCTGGGTCAGCGGTCGCCGTCGATGCGGTTGGGCCACCAGACGGCCGGGCCGATGTGGCGGACGAGCGCCGGGACGAGCAGCGAACGCACCACGAGTGTGTCGAGCAGCACACCGAAGGCGACGATAAACGCGATCTGCGCCATGAACGCGAGCGGAATCACGACCAGCGCGGCGAAGGTCGCGGCCAGGACGACACCGGCGGAGGTGATGACTCCACCGGTCGCGGTCAGACCGGTCAGGACCCCGGCGCGGGTGCCGTGCCGACGGGCCTCCTCGCGGACGCGGGTCATCAGGAAGATGTTGTAGTCCACGCCGAGCGCCACCAGGAAGACGAACCCGTACAGCGGTACGGAGGCGTCGGTGCCGGAGAACCCGAAGCCGTAGGTGAAGACCAGGGCCGTCACTCCGAGCGTGGCCAGATAGTTCAGGGCCACACTGCCCACCAGCAGCACCGGCAGGAACAGGCTGCGCAGCAGGGCGATCAGGATCAGCAGGATGATCGCCAGGACCAGCGGGATGATCAGGGTGCGGTCGTGGGACGCGGTGCGCTGTGTGTCGTACTGCTGGGCGGTGTACCCGCCGACACGCGCGTCCGCCCCGTCGACGGAGTGGACGGCCTGCCGCAGCCGGGGAATCGTCGCCTTGGCCGCGTCGCTGTCCGAGGCGGCGGTGAGCGTCGCGTCGATGCGTACCTGGCCGTCGACCACGGCGGGCCTGCCGCCACCGGGGCGGCCGTCCTCGCCGACAGTGGCCGCGTCGGCGACCCCGTCCGTGTCCCGGGTCGCCTTGAGCACCTGCTGAGCGTGGTCCGCGCGGGCGATGACGACGGCGGGGTTGCCCGCGCCGGCCGGGAAGTGCTCGGCGAGGGCCCGCTGACCGGCGACCGAGCGGGCGTCGTTGATGAAGATCTCGTCCAGCGGCACGCCCTGCGCCTTGAGCAGGGGCGAGAAGGCGGCGCAGGCGGCCAAGGCCACCAGGGTGGTGATCCAGATGCGTCGAGGACGGCGGTCCACCAGCGCGGCGACCCGCGGCCACAGCCCTCGCCCGCCCGGCTCCCCCTGCTCGCTTCCTCCGTCCCTCTCCGCCTGCTCGGCCCGTACGGCCCGCTCCGCCTGCTCGGTCCCGGCGGTCTTCCCGGGGGTGAGGCGGGCGGGCCAGTAGGCGGCGCGACCCAGCAGTACGAGTACGGCGGGCAGGAACGTCAACGCGGCGATCACCGCGCACACGACCCCGATCGCGCCGACCGGCCCGAGTGAACGGTTGTTGGTGAGGTCGCTGACGAGCAGGGCCAGCAGCGCCAGGGCGACCGTGGCGGCGCTGGCGGTGATCGCGCCGACCGAGCGGCGCCAGGCCACCCGCATCGCGGCGAACCGGTCCTGACCCGCCGCCAGCTCCTCACGGAAGCGCGCGGTCAGCAGGAGCGCGTAGTCGGTGGCCGCGCCGATGACCAGGATGAACAGGATGCCCCGCACCTGTCCGTCGACGCGTACGACATCGCGGTCGGCCAGCGCGTAGACCACGGCGGAGGCCACCGCCAGCGCGAACACAGCCGTCAGGATCACGGTCAGCGGCAACAGCACGCTGCGGTACACCACCAACAGGATCAACAGGACCACGCCCAGCGCCACCCCGAGGAGCAGCCCGTCGATCCCGGCGAACGCCTCCGACAGATCGGCCTGGGTGGCCGCCGGGCCGGACAGTCGGACCTCGGTGTCCGGTACGCGGTCGGCGGCGGCCCGGACGGCGTCCACCGCCGTGCCCATGTCCTCGCCCAGGTCGCTCTTCAGCGGTACGACGCCTTGCAGGGCCCGGCCGTCCTTGGACGGGACGGCGGGACTGGCCAGGCCCGTCGCTCCCTCGACCTTCGCCGCGGCCTGGAGTGCCCGGTCCGCCCGCTCGCGCTGCGCGTCGGTGATCCTGCCGGAATCGCCGACCCAGACGATGATGACGGGCACCGTCTGTTCCTTCTGGAACTCCCGCTGGAGCTCATTGACCCTGGTGGACTCGGCGCTCTCGGGAAGGAAGGCGGCCTGGTCGTTGGTGGCGACCTG from the Streptomyces sp. AM 4-1-1 genome contains:
- a CDS encoding GNAT family N-acetyltransferase yields the protein MALTFEFDPTFDRTLRDGIVALWTDVSNAGGAVGFVPPVTVDEVRPELVKHLAAIAEGRTRLLVGRDEAGSVAATAFLTLNSHRLMTHWLWLYTVMVHPGHQGKGAGRALMAAAADAARSLDGIEAVRLACRGGTGADRFYAACGYKEVGRVPGAIRVAEGDDRDDVIMLLELH
- a CDS encoding beta/gamma crystallin domain-containing protein, with product MISKTKRTVCSMAMALVAAAGFTVSVPSGTAFAIDHVQCVGGENFLKIWSHLNGRESVDCYANGGKTDFGGWWVDRISTGNNDLIYYDANGDSVKIARWHDITFPNRPPKVVAIQIV
- the mqnE gene encoding aminofutalosine synthase MqnE, with amino-acid sequence MDAGLKRELEQKVRAGERLTREDGIALYESDDLAWLGGLAHEVRTRKNGDVVHFNVNRHLNMTNVCTASCAYCSFQRKPGEKDAYTMRIEEAVRLAKAMEGENLTELHIVNGLHPTLPWRYYPRSLSALKEALPQVSLKAFTATEIHHFETISGLSASDILDELIEAGLESLTGGGAEIFDWEVRQHIVDHNTHWEDWSRIHRLAHEKGLKTPATMLYGHIEEPRHRVDHVLRLRELQDETGGFQVFIPLRYQHDFVDMKDGKIRNRLQARTTMATGAEALKTFAVSRLLFDNVPHVKVFWVMHGVQTAQLALQHGADDMDGSVVEYKITHDADNYGTPNKLGREDLLDLIRDAGFRPVERNTRYEIIREYPGPDEERRESPQPMRV
- a CDS encoding MMPL family transporter, whose translation is MTRPGRWRWLLPALAVVVWLLVGGTTGPFAGKLGQVATNDQAAFLPESAESTRVNELQREFQKEQTVPVIIVWVGDSGRITDAQRERADRALQAAAKVEGATGLASPAVPSKDGRALQGVVPLKSDLGEDMGTAVDAVRAAADRVPDTEVRLSGPAATQADLSEAFAGIDGLLLGVALGVVLLILLVVYRSVLLPLTVILTAVFALAVASAVVYALADRDVVRVDGQVRGILFILVIGAATDYALLLTARFREELAAGQDRFAAMRVAWRRSVGAITASAATVALALLALLVSDLTNNRSLGPVGAIGVVCAVIAALTFLPAVLVLLGRAAYWPARLTPGKTAGTEQAERAVRAEQAERDGGSEQGEPGGRGLWPRVAALVDRRPRRIWITTLVALAACAAFSPLLKAQGVPLDEIFINDARSVAGQRALAEHFPAGAGNPAVVIARADHAQQVLKATRDTDGVADAATVGEDGRPGGGRPAVVDGQVRIDATLTAASDSDAAKATIPRLRQAVHSVDGADARVGGYTAQQYDTQRTASHDRTLIIPLVLAIILLILIALLRSLFLPVLLVGSVALNYLATLGVTALVFTYGFGFSGTDASVPLYGFVFLVALGVDYNIFLMTRVREEARRHGTRAGVLTGLTATGGVITSAGVVLAATFAALVVIPLAFMAQIAFIVAFGVLLDTLVVRSLLVPALVRHIGPAVWWPNRIDGDR